TAGATGAGCATGATATGTTAAATAAAGAATTTTCATTTTGGAATATGTGGCCTGATTCTGTTGTCAAATTTAACTTATAATCTTTCCAAAAGTtatgtttctttctcttgttgATCTGTggaggaaaatatttttgcaaTATCCATTTTATAGTCACAACTGTATTTTTCTGAATCTGGGCCTACATGACTAAtacaaattttaatatttttcttttggaaCTATTTTTCTTTTGGTACCCATTAGATCTTTCAAATGCTTTCCTCCAGTTTGAATTATATGTTGAATTAGTCCTATTTTTCAAATTTCTACCATATTTTCACCTGTAAAGACACAATTTTGTATttgttagaaaaaaagaaaaaaaatacaattttcaGAAAACTTTTATTTACATGAAAATTTAGTGGAACAAATATCCCTTGATCATTAATATAATAGCAtggtttaaaatttaaaaatgacgtATTTATTTGACAAGAGGCAGAAAGGCAAGAACTAGGATATCACTCTAACATATGTGATGCTGATGCTTGGAATCAAACTCAGTATCTCATACTTGGAAGTCCAGAATCCTACCAATATGCCACCCCCAGGCTTCCATGTATTCACTTTGTTAATCAAATCTAACAAATAATGTCCATGGTACACATACACATTCATTTTTGTGCAAATGTTGAATCACAGTCTCTGACTGGTGTTCTGGAGGCAAGAGTAACTCATGAGTCATGAGTAAAGTTGGATGTGGGGACTTGAGCACTGGCACTTTCAATTGACTACAAAgcttattatgcacaaggacctgggttctagcctccaCTCAACATgtgcagggtagaagcttcacaagaggtgaagcagatctacaggtgacTCATCCTCTCAGTCACCCCttgcttttcaatttctctgtcctagcaaaacaatatagaaatgaaaggaataaacaaacaaacaagactcTGGGAGCAATAGGTTCACACAGCCAGAAAGAATAACCATTATGAgagtaaaatagttaaaaaaaaaaaaaaaaagagagagtgcctCAAATGAAACCCAGGAAAGGAGATactcattaacacacacacacacacacacacacacacacacacacacttgtaggTAGCAACTCCGAAGACTAAGAGAACAACTCTGAGGGCTAGGAGAGCTCCATTCTCAGAGATGTGGCTCCTTCACTGGCCTCTGGTCTGTCTGGTATTGACTTGATCATTTCCTTTAGTCTAGCATATGAAATCTTTCTAATAACATGTTCCCCCAGTAGTCACAGTTCTTGTTTTGAAGTCTGTGCTATTTCTAACCACCTGAGTACCATCTGCCTTGTTGTTACTGTGAAAAATTTTACTTTTGGAGTAGGTTAGAGATATATTTTATAGATGGAGTAAACTAATCTACCTGAAATGTTTGTCAAGGTTCTAATCAAGCTTTTGGTAGCCATTAATTTTGATTATAACTTGGGGTTACTTGTCATGAATTGAGCAAATACAGCACTGTCTCATTACTGTTCTGCCATTATGTGGTCTTCAGGTCTGCTTTTTCCAGATCAGGGAAGATGAGACATGGGTGCGGCAAACCAAACTACAGTGACAGAGTTCATCTTTCTCGGGTTTTCTGGTGTTTTCTTTCTGCGACTCACACTGTTTGTGATGTTTCTCATCATATACCTACTCTCCCTCACGGGAAACACCCTCATCATTTTCATTGTCCTGATGGATGTTACACTTCAGACGCCCATGTACATTTTCTTGGGAAATCTGTCCTTTTTAGAGATTTGGTACACTACTGCCACAGTGCCTAAATTGCTAGCCATCTGCCTCTCTCAGTGGCTCACCATCTCTGTTTCAGGCTGTATCACCCagtactacttcttcttctccatgGGGGCTACTGAATGCATCCTGCTGGCAgtgatggcctatgaccgctaccTGGCCATCTgcaaccctctgcgctacccaCTTCTCATGAGTCTCCTTGTGTGTCTGCGCTTTTCAGCTGGATCTTGGATTGGGGGCTTCATTGCTCCTCTCCTCCCTACCATACTCATCTCTTATCTCAACTTTTGTGGTCCCCAGAAGATCAATCACTTCTTTTGTGACTCAGATCCCATTTTTAAACTCTCCTGCTCTGATACATTCTTGGTGGAGGCTTTGGGTTACACATGCAGTTCCATTGTTATTCTGAGTTCCTTCCTTCTCACTATGTCTTCTTATGGACACATTGTGGTCACAATAATTAGACTGTCTTCCCGGGAGGCTAAGAAAAAAGCCTTCTCCACCTGTGCCTCCCACTTGACTGTGGTCACCATCTATTATGGCACCATAATCTTTGCCTATGTTCGTCCTCCAGCCAAGTACAACTTCACCATTGGCAAGGTGATCTCTGTGTTCTACTGTGTGGTCACCCCACTCGTAAATCCTCTTATATACACCCTAAGAAACAAGGATGTGAAGAAAGCTTTCAGGAAGGTGCTAGCACAAAAGAGACTGCTCTTGGCCAGGAACATGCAGGAGGTTTGAGTTCAACTAAGAACAATTTGGGATGGAATCCCCAGCCATTATTTGCTAATGTAAGTATTGAAAATTATACTATGGAATTGATACTACCTAATATGGACCTTTCTGTGTACATAATATTTTGTTTTGAATCCTATTGAAATATATTTTCAATAATTAttgcatttaaaaatgttttatttaatgccaagtgaaagagatcacacaaAGTCCCTATCCAAAATGCGTTCATTCATAATAGGAAATGCATTGACTTGGTCCTAcataatagttcacttggatattttgattatttatgtTTTAACAGTAACCATGGGCAAAATAAAATGTTCTGGCAAACCAAGCAGTGTTATTCCATATAGTAGTTAGGCTAATACAAATGTTACAATCTGTACCTCAAAATAATCCAGTCAGTAAACACTGATTGACATGTACAATGAGTTAGTACTATCCTTTAGCATGGATATTGCTTTACTCATCATATATAATGTGGGGTTGGCAGGTGGCCCACCAGGTTATATACACAcaataccatgttcaaggaccataGTTCTAGCTCCTGTTCTCCACCTCCAGAATGTTGCTTCATAAGGTTTATAGCAGGTCAACAGGTtattatcttctctctccctctctacccaccctctgctctcaatttcttctgtcctatcaagtgtaatagatttaaaaaaaaaaaaagtaaaaatggccaCCTATGAATGGTAGGTTTGTAGTGcttgcaccaaaccccagcgataaccctggtgataataataattattataatactaataatataatgtaatatttatttttaaaggttcattttatttattcccttttgttgcccttggttttttatttttgtagttattgttgttgttattgatgccatcgttggataggacagagagaaatggaaagaggaggggaagacagaaggggagagaaagacagactcctgcagacccacttcactgcttgtgaagtgactccctcaagttggggagccggggactagaaccagggtcctttgccagtccttgtgccctgcgtcacctgtgcttaacttgctgcgctactgcccggttcCCTAatgtaatatatttaaataaaacacaTAAGTACAATATAGACTTAACTGGAGACATATTACAAAGTAATATGTAGGTATAccagtggaatagctcacttggatagtgtgctgctttgctatgtgtatgaCTCAGAATAAAGACCaatcccaccacattgaaagaaggtTCAGTGTTGTgattccctcccctctttctatACCTAAAAATACAGTTGGAAATATTATATAATAAGCATTTTTTATGAATATAATAGGTGGATTTCAAAATACTTCTAGAGGTATAAAAGAGGTCAGTAAATAGAGAGGAAATGGAAATTCCTAACCTGGACAGTCTACCAGTGAATCATCTAATATAGAAAAACAAGCAtcgctctcctctcctggatcaactaggaataccaaaggagaacacccggaccaaaacaagacaggactagaatgaccacagaaacccagtaaatcacccgtgagtacaaacacgcgaggctggtgacagagaggagagaggggcctaaggagagactaagtgactgctaacagttcgacagtttgtcagtggagacaccacctccagtctgctccaccaacaaggggacagctgaagggatgaaaggactccccagagactcaccaagtgcaactctgagtctccattgctactaccctcagaatctggagcagcaacagggagggaaaccagggtacagagatctaaccgggaaactcaggagaagacctatacctctgtggcatagctgaggggctgtgaaagtctctttgcataaccactggattatctctgccacaccctgctttatctcttggtcaggagtcagtgattaaggtaagaagcctattgatagtttaaaagccctcaggctcccatagcctacaggggaaaaaaaaaaaaaggcttttacaccactgaactccaactcagggattgaaaaaactgttaacttatataaaatggttaaaacaacaagaaaaaatattggagactcaaaccaggacaagagtccagctaaaagtcctccagagggtgaagcacaaaacaacgagttcaacatccaaacattagctaaggaaataataacaggagtgagtaaagaatttgaaaaaattgtaatcagaaatgcaggaacaacaaatgagaatatggaagaaaattctaattatctcatggttattagagagctgaaagctgaaatagctgagctaagaaggcaactagctgaacaagctaaaacagtatcagagcagggcaacaaaatagatgaactccagaaagcagtagagggcagagagaatagagtcaatgaggctgaagacagaattagcaagattgaggatgaattagagacaactaaaaaagaagtaagagatctcaaaaagagattaagagatactgaaaacaacaacagagtcctatgggatgacttcaaaagaaacaatatacgcattattggcttaccagaggaagaaagagaaggggaggaagaaagcgttctccaggccataatagctgaacatttctctagtctagacaacaaaaaagacataaagattcaagaagcccagagggtcccaaacagaattaacccagacctaaagacaccaagacatgtcatacttagattggaaaggaataaggataaagaaaggatcctcaaggctgcaagagaaaaacaaagagtcacctacaaaggaaaacccataagattagcagcagacttctccatacaaacactacaggccagaagacagaagagaatggcaagatatctatcgcgtgctcaatgagaaaggctttcagccaagaatattacatcctgctagattgtcattcagactagatggaagcatcaaaaccttctcagacaagcaacagttgaaggaagcaaccatcaccaagcctgccctgaaggaagttctgaaaggtctcctataaacaaccagaccaccacaaatagaacatatatcaaaacactctaaaattacaagaatggcgttaaaatatcttcaatctttgatatcaataaatgttaatggccttaattcacctattaaaagacacagagtaggaagatggatcagaaaacacaacccaacaatatgttgactacaggaaactcacctaacacaacaagacaaacacagacttaaagtgaaaggatggaaaactatcattcaagccaatggcccacaaaaaagggcaggaacagctattctcatatctgacatgatagactttaaaatagataagattaaaaaagataggaatggacactacttaatgctcagaggatcagtcaatcaagaggacttaacaattattcatatctatgcacccaatgagaagccatctaaatacatcaaacttctactgaaagagctacagcaatatattaacagtaacacaatcatagtaggagacttcaacaccccactatctcaacttgacagatcatccaggcagaaaatcagtaaagacataagggagctaaataaagagatagataaactagatctattggacattttcagagtcattcatcccaagaaactggaatacacattttactcaaatccacatggatcattctcaaggatagaccatatgttaggccacaaacacagcatcagcctattcaagagcactgaaatcatcccaagcatcttctcagaccacagtggaattaaactaacacttaacaatcaacaaaaggttagtaacagtgccaaaatgtggaagctcaacagtacacttcttaacttctgggtcaaagaggaaatcaaggaagaaatcaaaatgtttcgagagttcaatgaaaatgaagacacaagctatcaaaatatttgggacacagctaaagcagtcctaagagggaagttcatagctatacaagcacacattaggaaacaagaaaaggcacaaatgaacatcctgattgcacatcttaaagacctagaagaagaacaagaaaggaatcctaaagcaaccagaaggacagaaattactaaagttagggcagaaataaataacattgagaataggaaaaccatacaaaagatcaatgaaagtaaatgttggttcttcaaaagagtaaacaaaatcgacaaacctttagccagactcacaaaacaaaaaagggagaagacccaaataaatcggatagtaaatgaaagaggagaaatcacaacagacactgcagaaattcaacatatcatgcgaggcttctatgaacaactatataccaccaagctagagaacctggaagaaatgaatgatttcctagatacctaccaacttccaaaactaagtaaagaggaagtggataacatgaacaggcctatcacagctaatgaaattgaaacagttatcaaaaatcttcccaaaaataaaagtcctggaccagatggttttacaaatgaattctacaaaactttcaaagaagaactaatacctctacttttaaaagtcttccagaagattgaagacactggaatactccctgccagcttctatgaagccaacatcaccctgataccaaaagcagacagggacacaaccaaaaaagaaaactacagaccaatatctctgatgaacatagatatgaaaatattgaacaaaattctagccaaccggatacagcagtatatcaaaaagattgttcatcatgaccaagtggggtttatcccaggcatgcaaggttggttcaatatacgtaaatcaatcaatgtgatccaccacatcaacaaaagcaagaccaaaaaccacatggtcatatcaatagatgcagagaaagcctttgacaaaatacaacatccctttttgatcaaaacactacaaaaaatgggaagagatggaaaattccggagatagtggagtctatatatagcaaacctacagccaacatcatactcaatggtgaaaaactggaagcatttcccctcagatcaggtactagacaggactgcccactatcaccattactattcaacatagtgttggaagttcttgccatagcaatcaggcaggagcaaggaattaaaggcatacagattggaagagaagaagtcaaactctccttatttgcagatgacatgatagtatacatggaaaaacctaaggaatccagcaagaagcttttggaaatcatcaggcaatacagtaatgtgtcaggctataaaattaacattcaaaagtcagtggcattcctctatgcaaacactaagttagaagaaattgaaatccagaaatcagttcctttttctatagcaacaaaaacaataaaatatctaggaataaacctaaccaaagaagtgaaagacttgtatactgaaaattatgagtcactactcaaataaattgaaaaagacacaaagaagtggaaagatattccatgttcatgggttggaagaattaacatcatcaaaatgaatatattaccctgagccatctacaaatgtaatgctatccccatcaagatcccaagcacattttttaggagaatagaaaaaatgctacaaatgtttatctggaaccagaaaagacctagaattgccaaaacaatcttgagaaaaaagaacagaaccggaggcatcacactgccagatctcaaactgtattatagggccattgtcatcaaaactgcttggtactggaacatgaacagacacacttaccagtggaatagaattgagagcccagaaatgaggccccacacgtatggacatctaatctttgacaaaggggcccagactattatatgggggaagcagagtctcttcaacaaatggtgttggaaacaatgggttgaaacatgcagaagaatgaaactgaatcactgtatttcaccaaatacaaaagcaaattccaagtggatcaaggacttcgatgttagaccacaaactatcagatacttagaggaaaatattggcagaactcttttccgcataaattttaaagacattttcaatgaaacgaatccaattacaaggaatactaaggcaagtataaacctatgggactacatcaaattaaaaagcttcttcacagcaaaagaaaccgctacccaaatcaagagacccctcacagaatgggagaagatctttacatgccatacatcagataagagtttaataaccaacatatataaagagcttgccagactcaacaacaagacaacaaataaccccatccaaaaatggggggaggacttggacagaatattcaccacagaagagatccaaaaggccgagaaacacatgaaaaaatgctccaagtctctgattgtcagagaaatgcaaatcaagacagcaatgagatatcacttcactcctgtgagaatgtcacacatcagaaaaggtaacagcagcaaatgctggagagggtgtggggtcaaaggaaccctcctgcactgctggtgggaatgtcaattggtccatcctctgtggagaacagtctggagaactctcagaaggctagaaatggacctagcctatgatcctacaattcctctcctggggatatatcctaaggaacccaacacatgcatccaaaaagatctgtgtacacatatgttcttggcagcacaatttgtaatagccaaaacctggaagcaacccaggtgtccaacaacagatgagtggctgagcaag
Above is a genomic segment from Erinaceus europaeus chromosome 9, mEriEur2.1, whole genome shotgun sequence containing:
- the LOC103126923 gene encoding olfactory receptor 6F1-like; translation: MGAANQTTVTEFIFLGFSGVFFLRLTLFVMFLIIYLLSLTGNTLIIFIVLMDVTLQTPMYIFLGNLSFLEIWYTTATVPKLLAICLSQWLTISVSGCITQYYFFFSMGATECILLAVMAYDRYLAICNPLRYPLLMSLLVCLRFSAGSWIGGFIAPLLPTILISYLNFCGPQKINHFFCDSDPIFKLSCSDTFLVEALGYTCSSIVILSSFLLTMSSYGHIVVTIIRLSSREAKKKAFSTCASHLTVVTIYYGTIIFAYVRPPAKYNFTIGKVISVFYCVVTPLVNPLIYTLRNKDVKKAFRKVLAQKRLLLARNMQEV